A stretch of DNA from Micromonospora peucetia:
GGCTCTTCGTCACCGGCCCTGTTCGAGCAGGTCGGCGACCGTGATCAGCGGTGTCACCAGGGATCCCACCGAGGTGTGATCATGCAGCCGGCCGCTCCGGTAGGTGATCAGTTCCGGGCCGCGCACGCTCCACGCCGGCACCGCCCCGGCCAGGTGCGCGGCGAGCAGGGTCGGCCCGACCAGGGCCTGCTGCCCGGGAGCCGCCGCACCCACCCGCCACTGCCGGTCGAACTCGGCGTTGCCGGTGGCGTACCCGTCGCTGCCGAACAGGGCGCGGCCGAGCTTCGAGAACACGTGGCGCGGCGCGACCGCGAGGTCCGGGAACGGCCGCCGCAGCCACACGAACGCGACGACGTACGCGTGGGTCTGCGAGCTCGTCGTCTGGTTGCCGTCCGCGCCGGTCGAGGTATGCGTCTCGGTGTACGCGTACTCGGCCACCCCGACCGGCCGTCCGTGCATCGTTCCGGTCAGCGCGAACCGCACGCCCCGACGGTTACGACCCGGCACCCGGCCGGTCCAGGCCACCTGCGGGTTCTCGGTGAACGTCCACCCCTGGTGGGCCGCCCACCGCCGCCACGAGTCCCGCCGCTCCCGCTCCTGGCGGTGGGCCACCACCACGATCGCGGCCAGTCCCGCCCCGAGGAGGAGCACGAGGCCGACACAGCCGCCCATCCAGAACACGGTTGTCACACGGTCCACGGGCGGCAGCGTAGTGGCCGACCGCACGCGACGCGTTCACCCCGTCGGGGTGCTTGAGCATCCCGTGCCACCCGCTCCGCGAACCTGCTGATGCCCCAGCCCGTACCCACCTCCTGCGAGCAGGGGTCCTGCTGGCCGAAGTTCCCGGGATGGTGCCGGTACCCCTCCCCGGTGCGCCCACACGCTTGCCATCGGCACAGGCCGCCCTTACGCTTTGCGATGCAAAGTTATCGCGATCGCAGAGCGGATTGGGGCACGCCATGGACCAGGGCGCCACGGAAGAGGCCGGACGCACCCTCGCCGACCTGGAACGGCTGCGCAGGCGCACGCACCGGCGGGCACACGGCGGCGCGTGGCTGCCGGCCGCCGCGATCGCCGGGTTGCTGTTGGCCAGCATGGCGCTCTACCGTCACCCGCTCGGGCAGACATCGTCCATCACGGCAGACCACCCCTGGTGGGCCGGCCTGCCCGACGAGCAACGCGACCCGGTCACGTCCTACCTGTTCTGGTTCGTCGGCACGCCCCTGCTGTTCGCCGTCACCGCACTCTGGTACCACTGGCGCGCCCGCCGGCAAGGCGTACGGGTGGCCTGGCCGTTGTTCGCCGGCACCGGGCTCGGGGTGCTGGCCCTGCTGGCCGTGCTCGCGGCGGTGCCCACCGGGCCCGTACCGGACGGGCTCGCCGCAACCGACGGACCGTACTGGCAGGGGCTGCTGACTCCGTTGCTGCCGCTCGCCGCCGCGGTCATGGTGCTCGGCTGGGCTGAGCGCAGTCGCGGCCTCATCGCCGCCGGCGGATGGATCACCCTGCTCACGGTCTGGCTCTGCACCTCGTTCCCGCTGGGCTACCTGCCGGGTTGGGCGACCACACTGCTCAATGGCGGTGGGGAATCCCTCGGTGGCAATCTCGCACTGCGCCCCGGCCACTATCTTGTCCTGATGGCCCTGCCCCTGCTCACCGTCGCCGCTGTCCGGCTGGTGTCGAGCCGTGCGGACCGCGCGTGACGCAGGAACAACCGCCGCACCCCGCCACAGCCCTGGACGACGTCGTCCACCAGCGGGTCCGGCTCGGCATCCTCACCGTGCTCAGCGAGACACACGAGTGCCGGTTCGCCACCCTGCGTGACGAGCTCGGGCTCACCGACGGCAACCTCAACCGGCACCTGCGGATCCTGGAGCAGGCCGGCCTGCTCCAGGTGACCAAGGGCTACGAGGGCCGCCGCCCGTGCACCTGGCTGCGGTTGACCCGCCAGGGCCGCGTCGCGCTGCGCGCGGAGGTCGCCGCACTGGAGCAACTGGTCAGCCGGATCCGCACCGCCACCGACCGGCCCGACCCGCAGGCCTGAGCGCTCCCAGCTGGCATGCCCGCAGGTCACGGCCATCGGTGTGGCTGCCGCACCCGGGCAAGGCTTGGCCGCCCCCCCGGGTGGGCCGACGGCCAGGTATGGAACCACGCACGGTCGGCCGCGCTGACATCATCGGGCCATGCCCCGAATCGAAGTGGTACGCGGTGACATCACCCGCGAGGACGTCGACGCCATCGTCAACGCGGCGAACGAGTCGTTGCTGGGTGGTGGTGGCGTCGACGGGGCGATCCACCGGGCGGCAGGACCGCGGCTGGCACAGGCGGGTGCCGCCCTCGCGCCGTGCGACCCGGGCGAGGCGGTCGCCACCCCCGCGTTCGACCTGGACCCACCGGTACGCCACGTCATCCACACGGTCGGGCCGGTATGGGAGGGCGGCGGCCACGGCGAGGCCGAGGTCCTGGCGTCGTGCTACCGGCGCAGCCTCCAGGTCGCCGACGAGATCGGCGCCCGTAGCGTCGCCTTCCCCGCCATCGGTACCGGCGTCTACGGATACCCGCCGGACCGGGCGGCGACGATCGCGGTCACGACTATCAGGGCGACCCTCACCGCCGTCGAGCACGTCCGCCTGGTGGCCTTCGACGAGGCCACATATCGACTGTTGCTGGCGGCCTCGGAGGTCTGAGCCAGAGCAGTACGGGCACGGGTGTGCCTTCCGAAGCAAGAACGTCCGGCAGCCCTGACCTGTCCGCTTCGGGAGAACTCACCATCCCGACGTATCAACCGGCCGCCTTCCGTCGATATGACGAGGCAACTGCGTGCAGAGCGAGCACTGGCTGGCCTACATCTCCCAGATATTTGAACGATAGTTCTATTTGTACTATCGTTCAAATAATTCCTTCGGAGGAGACTGACATGCCAGAGACCGCGACCCGACGAGCCGGAGCGCGGGAGTGGGTCGGCCTGGGACTGTTGGCGTTGCCGACTGTGCTGCTGGGACTGGACGTCACCGTCTTGTACCTGGTGTTGCCGAGCATGGCCGCCGCCCTCGACCCCTCTGCCACCCAGACGTTGTGGATCATGGACGCGTACGGGTTCTTCATCGCCGGATTCCTCATCACGATGGGCACCCTGGGCGACCACATCGGCAGACGTCGCCTGCTGTTGATCGGCATGACGGCGTTCGCCGTCGTGTCAGTGCTCGCCGCCTTCGCTCCCAGCGCCGAGTTGCTGATCGCAGCCCGGGCCCTGTTGGGGATCGCAGGGGCGACGCTGATGCCGTCCACGTTGTCGTTGATCTCGAACATGTTCTCCGACGTGCGTCAACGTGCGGTGGCGATCGGGGTGTGGGCCACCATGTTCGCCCTCGGCATGGCCGCCGGGCCCGTGGTCGGAGGGGCGCTGGTCGACGCGTTCTGGTGGGGTGCGGCGTTCCTGCTCGCGGCCCCCATCGCGATCATCGTCCTGGCTGGCGCGAAGGCTCTGCTGCCGGAGTACGCCGCCCCGCAGGCCGGACGGCTGGATCTGGCCAGTGTCGCCCTGTCCCTGGGGGCGATCCTGCCGGGCATCTATGCCGTCAAGCACGCCTCCTCACATGGCGTGGATGCGAGCACGGCGATCCTCCTCGCTGTCGGCGCGACCGCAGGCGTGGTGTTCGTACGGCGACAACAGCGGCTGACCTCCCCGTTGCTGGACGTCTCGCTGTTCACCAACCGGGCCTTCTCCGCAGCGCTGGCCGTGCTGCTGATCGGGCTCGTCGGTGTCGGCGGCACCATGTACCTGGTCACCCAGTACCTCCAACTCGTCGAGGGCCTCACTCCGTTCACCGCGGGACTCTGGATGGGGCCACCGGCCTTGGCGATGTTCGCCGCCGCCATCGGCGCACCCCTGATCGCCCGCAGGGTCCGCCCAGGCTTGGTCATGGGGATCACGCTCGCCCTGTCGGTGATCGGGTATGCACTACTGGGGACCGCCGGCACCGGCGACGCCGTGGCCGTGGTGGCCGGGTTCGCATTCGTCTACCTCGGCCTCGGCGCGATCGCCGCACTCGGCACCGACATGGTCGTCGGCGCCGCACCGGCATCGAGGTCCGGATCGGCCGCCGCGATGTCCGAGACCGTCCAGGAACTCGGCATCGCCGTCGGTGTCGCCCTGCTCGGCAGCCTCACCACCGCCCTCTACACCGCTCACATGACCGCACCCACCGGTGTCGCGCCCGAGGACGCCGACCGGATCACCGACAGCCTCCCCGGCGCGCTCTCGATCGCAGACCGAGTGCCTGCCGAGGTCGTGCGGGCCGCGCAGGAGGCGTTCACCACCGGGCTCAACATCGCCTCGGCCGTAGCCGGCGGCGCCATCGTCGTCGCGGCGTTGCTGTGCCTGGTGGCGCTGCGGCACGTCCGTCCGCTCGGCGAGGACCAGGAGGCCGCAGCAGATCCCCGGTGACGGACTCAATTATCCTGACCCCAGGAGGAGGGAGCATGAGCGGTGGCGAGGGACGACCCGTCGACGGACGACGCGCCAGGGGCGACAAGCGCCGTGCGGAGATCATCGAGGCGACCCTCGCCGTGGTCACCCGTGACGGCGCAGCGGGTGTCACCCACCGCACCGTCGCCAAGCAGGCCGGCATCACCACCAGCCTGAGCACCTACTATTTCGCCGCCCTCGACGACCTCCTCGTCGCCGCACTGTCCAGCGTCGCCGACACCTACACCGCGCGCATCCGCCAGATCATCGACGAACCCGGCGACAAGCTGCACGGCCTCGCCGAACTCATCGTCGAATCCGGCGGCCCCGGGCGCGAGCGCGCCCTGGCCGAACGCGAACTGTCCACCCTCGCCGCTCGCAGGCCAGCTCTGGCACCGGTCGCCCGACAGTGGCGCGAGAACGTCGCCGAGCTCGCCGCCACCCTCACCAACGATCCGGAAGCCATCGCCGCCCTCGTCGCCGCCTCCGACGGCCTGTGCACCGCCATCCTCATCGACAACATCCCCGCCGACACCGACTATGTCCAGCGGGTGCTCTCCCAAGCCCTCGGAGCACCCCGCGAGGCAGCCCGCTGGCCGGTCGAGGAGCGCTGACTAGCTCAGGCGTCGTTGGTCGACATCTGCATGACGGGTAGGTCGACCGCGCTTGGAAGGGGCCGCGCGCATCGGCTGAGCCCGACGTCAGCTCGTGGTCGGCTCCGGTTTCGTGATGGAGGATTCCGCAGTTACCACCACCTGCGAGACATCGATGCGTACGGCTTTGGCGGCCTGTGCGCGCAGCAGGTCGAGGGTGGCGCGGTCGGTGGCCGGGCCGACGTACGTGGCGCGTACCCAATTGACCCAACGATTCTGTGCGTCACGTTTCTGCCCGCTGGCGAAGCCGCTGATCCCTGTCCCCTTGAGGCCGATGGACGGTGGCCTACTGGTGCCGGAGGCGGCGGGGCCGGAGGCCGATACGGTGAACCAGAGGCCGGGCACCTCGACGACCCGCGCGTCCCGTACGCCATCGAGCTTGCGTAGGTTCGCGGCGGCGTGCTCCAGCTCAGCTCTCGTGACCGACTGATCAATGACGATGGCCGGGCCACCGACCGGAGCGTCGGGAAAGGCCGCCCGCAAGTCGTTGGGCTGGGAGAAATCGTGATCTCCCGGGCCAAGCGCGGAGAACACCGCCGTACGGAACTCGTTCGTGGAAGACACGTCCGACGCCACGCGTCCCGCATCCGGAGTCCAGCTCAGGATAGGAATTTCTGTCCAGTACTCGCGCAACGACGGGTCCAGGGCGATGGACGACGCGGCCGGCTGCGGGCGGTCCCGGTCGGGCCCGGCACCGGTGACGGCCACCATCCCGATCGCCAGAAAGAGCACGACCCCGAACACGCCGGCCGTCGCGGCCCTCGCGGCTCGACGGCGCCGTGCCAGACCCTGGACCACGCCGTACGCGGCACCAACGCCTGGCGCGTCGCGTCGTCGGCCGCGTCCCGAAGCATGGTGTCCAGACCGGGCAGCGGGCTCTCCAGGGCAGGTTTCCCGACCATGGGGCTTTCGAGCTCGCGGCTCTCTCGATCGGGGTACTGGCGTTCAGGCATGACGACGCTCCAGGGTTGTGATCTCGTTCTGTCGGTCGGACCGGCGGGGCGTGCCGGCCTGTGGCTCGCCCGCGAGGGGCGTGGAGACCGGATTCCGGCCGCCTCCACGGATGCGAAACGTCCACCTCTTCGAGGACCTGTCGCAGAGCGGTGCGCCCGCGCGACAACCGGGCCTTGACCGTTCCGGATGGCACCCCCGTCTCTACGGCGACCTGATCGACGGACCGATCGCACAGGTGGTGCAGCACAATCGCGCGTCGCTGCTCCTCAGGCAGACGTTGCAGGGCCGCCACGATCAGCGGAGTCTCCACGCCGGGCGCAGGCACGTGTGGAACCAACCCGTGGCGCCGCCACGCCGCCAACCCGGACCGTGCCGAGCGCCAACAGCTGACCGCGATCCGGCGGGCGACGGTTCTGATCCACGCCTCCGGCTCGTCCCCGTCAGCGAACCGGCGACGTCTGCTCCAGGCCCGGACAAACGCCTCTTGAACAGCGTCCTGCGCGTCGGCAAAGTTGCCGGTCAGCAGGTACACCTGACCGACCAACCGCGCGAACGCCGATGCGTAGAACGCCCGGTAGTCGTCCTCTGTCACGCCGACCTCACTCTCCTCGGTACTGCTCCTCCCACCCACGCAGCAGAGCGACACGACGGTTGCACTGGATCGAGGAAATATCCCGGCCTACGACGACCTCACCTGTTCGGATGGCGCTGGATGATGTGCTGACCGCCTTGCTTCCGCCTGGGCAGACCGGACGTGCACACACCCTGAGCACCTGCTACTCGCCGCGCGGGACACTGGCGGGCTCTGCTACGCAAGATCAGAAAAGGCCGCCTCCGGCGAGCGGAAACGGCCTTTGAGCTGGGTGGAGTTGAGGGGATTCGAACCCCTAATGCCGCTTGCCGCCGACAAGTTAGCCTGAACCGGACAGTTCTGGCCTCTGACCAGCGCGGCAGCCTACATCGACTCTCGACGTTTTACAGGGCTTCCGGCCTCAGTTGTGCCCGATCTGTGCCCGATGATCTTGCACCGGCATCAATGATGCCCCTTGCCGGTCGCCCTGACCGCTCTGAGGTCGGACCCGGCTTTCGTGTCGCGGACCCTGCCCCCGGCGGACACCGCCACATCGGCCCTTTTGACCTGACCGCGACCGGCTACGGGGCCGGCTCCTGGGCGACCGGCCCGACCACGGCGGCCACCACCCCCTTCCCAGGTGCCGGGTTTGATCTGAGCTGGACTGCGGTGGCGGCTCGCGTGGGGGTCGTCTGCTCGGGCACGGCGGACAACGCCCCCATGCTTGGGGCTTGTAGCTCCTCCCCTGCAGCTTCATCTCGGTACCGCACTTCGACGGCATAGGTCTACGGCTGGGTTGCCCGACGCGGCCTCACAGACCGATCTGCACCGGCTTGGGCGGGACGCCGCCGGCAACCAATACCGTCAGCAGGTCGGCGAGGTCGCGGGGCCCGAACAGGTCGGGTCCCGGGTAGGCGATGATGTCGGGCAGGCGCCACCATCGGAGTTCGCTGATATTTTCGGCGGCTAGTTGCTCGTCGGACATGGTGCCTCGCGGGTTAAAGGCGGCGGTGCGGACGAGAAAGTAGTCGTTGATCACGCCGTCGTAGCCCGGTAGGTGTCCGGGTACGACAAACTCCTGGTGCCACACGTGTGGTGGTTCGGCATCTACGGCCAGCCCGACTTCCTCTTGCAGCTCGCGACGAAGGGCTACAAGCGCTGTCTCGCCGCTCTCGATGCCTCCGCCGGGCGTTGCCCAGACGACTCGTCCAGGCGGATCGGGAATGACGTGTCGACAGAGCAGGATGCGGTGGTCTTCCGTGAGGATGATCGCCCGGACAGAGTGGCGCAGCTTCGGTGATGGCACGTCGGCATCCTCGGTGATGCGTGCGCAGAAGGCACGTGACTTTGTTCCGATCGAGCGCCATGCCGTGCGCGCCGGGGCGTGACCGGCCGCCAGGCCGCACGCGCGCCCCGGCGCTGGCACGGCATGGCGCGCCAAGGCCCGCCCTTGACCAAGTAAAGAAAGTCTGAACACACTACCCTCCGTTCGCGAGAGGTTGACACTCCCCGAACAGTGTGAACAGATTGATGGATGACGTCCTCATATAGGTGCACCTTTTGCGGCACTAGCTTCTCGGGCAGTTCGAGCTGGAGCAGCGGCGGGCCCGAGTATTCCTGCTCGTCCTGCTCCAGCAAGGGCAAGAAAGCGTACGAGGAAAGAAAACGGGCCTACGAGTCTAGGTCCGGAGGGGGAAGCGGATGCGCCATCGTCGCGATCCTTCTGGTCGCCGCACCGATCTTAACGGCCTCCGCCTGGATGATCATTACCTGACACAATTCATCTCCCCAACACCCCTCGCAGGGGTTCTCAAAAGGAATCTTCATCGCTCTTCTTCGTGCGCGCTCCCATCGCCGTCATGAACGCCGCTGCGGCGGACAAGGTCATCTCCGATAACCCGTGCAAAGCGGTACGGCTGTCGGCAATTCTGCGGGACTTATCCCGTGCGCCGAAGTGGGGTTCCCACCGATGAGGACATGCTTGCCTTGGTGAAGGTCGTTCCTGACCGTTGCCAGGCGGCCATTTGGTGCGGTGCGGGCGAAGGGCTGCGCCTGGGTGAGGTTCTGGGCCTGGAGAACAGTGAACGGTGTATCGATCGCTCGCGTCAGGAGTTGCACGTAGTTCAGCAGCTACGGTTCCACAAAGGCCAGTACGGCGGGTTCTATCTTGCTCGACCGAAGTCCGGCTCGGTTGGTGATGTGGACTTGGATGATCACGTAGCGCTAGCGCTCGGGGAGCACGTCCGCAAGTACCCGCCCGCGTTGGTGGAGTTGCCCGACATCACCGGGGGGACCCCCGATCCGGGGAAGCGGGCGAAGCGCCGGACGGTCTCGCTGTTGTTCACCGACGACCAGGGCAAGCCGATTCAACCCGACCGACGTGCAGAACGCGCTACGGCATTCCAGCCTGCGGATCACGCTGGAGACGTATGTGCACTGGTGGCCGAAGAAGAACCGCCGTCGCAACATCGTCAGCACGGCGCTTCGTGAGGCTGCGGGCAACTGCCCTGGGCTGAGGCTTCCGGGCTGAGTTGTGCCGGATCTGTGACAAACGATCAATGACCAGCGTTTCCGCTGGTCATTGATCGTTATGGTGGAGTTGAGGGGATTCGAACCCCTGACCCCCTCGATGCGAACGAGGTGCGCTACCAGACTGCGCCACAACCCCTCCGCCGGCGAACCGGCATCGGTCCCACCCGGCTTTCACCGGGCGGGCCGGCAACAAGGCTAACAGGTCGGCTGTCCCCGCCGCGAATCCGCCCCCCGCGCGGGGAGATCTTGGCCCGAAACGGCCCTCCACTTGGGGACAACCACCCCAAGGGCCGGAACTTACCAAGATCTCCCGCAAACCAACCAGTCAACGGACAGGGACCAGCCGGCGGCAGCCGGTCGAGCGCCTGCCGAGACGGAACCGGGACGCGGCAGGTGGGCAGGGCGGGCGAAATCGATGGACAGGGCATCCACGTGCGAGATGGACAGGGTATCCACGTGCGAGCAGCCTCGGGGCATGCGACAGGAGAAGCTCTGGGACGCGGACACGGCCCGCCGCTACGACACCCCCGGCACCGGCATGTTCGCGCCGGAGGTCCTGGAGCCGACCGTGGACCGCCTCACCGAGCTGGCGGCCGGCGGGGCGGCGCTCGAATTCGCCGTCGGCACCGGCCGGGTGGCCGTACCGCTCGCCGCGCGCGGGGTGCCGGTCACCGGCATCGAGTTGTCCCGCCCGATGGTCGAGCGGCTGCGTACGAAGGTGGACGAGGCGACGGTCCCGGTGGTGATCGGCGACATGGCGACCAGCACCGTCCCGGGCGAGTTCTCGCTGGTCTACCTGGTCTACAACACGATCTCCAACCTGCTCACCCAGGCCAGGCAGGTGACGTGCTTCCGCAACGCCGCCCGCCACCTCGCCCCGGGCGGCCGGTTCGTGATCGAGTTGTGGGTGCCGGAGCTGCGCAAGCTTCCGCCGGGCCAGCAGGCGACGGTCTGGAGTTCCGAGCCGGGATACATCGGCCTGGACACCTACGACGTACTGCACCAGCAGGTCGTGTCGCACCACTTCCAGTTCGACGAGAGCACGCAGGCCCGATTGTTCCGGTCGCCGCACCGCTACATCTGGCCCGCCGAGCTGGACCTGATGGCCCAGCTGGCGGGGTTCGAGTTGGAGACCCGGCACGCGGACTGGGCCGGCGCCGAGTTCACCGCCGACTCGCGGTCCCACGTGTCCGTGTACCGACTGCCCACCACGAACTGACGTACGGCAGGCGGCCCGGTCAGGCCAGGACCGACCGCCGGCCACGGACTGACGCACGGCGAGCTGCCCGGTCAGGCCAGGGTGGCCGTCGGCCACGAACGACTCGCGGCGAGCGGCCCGGTCAGGCCGGGTGGGAGCCGCGGCCGGACTGGTAGGGGCGACCGCGCAGGCCGCCGGAGCGGCGGTAGGAGACCGAGCCGCCGTTGGCAGCCGCCGGCAGGTCGGCCGGCCGGTCCAGGCCCATCGCGGCGCGGCGTACCACCTCGCGTTGGGCCGCCAGGCGGCGCTGCGCCTCCCGGCGGGCCGCCGCCCGGCGGGCCTGCTCCCGCCTGACCTCGGCCTGTCGGGCGGCCAGCCACGCCGCCTCCCGGGCCCGGGCCCGCCGCCGCCGGCGATCCGCCACCGCCAGCCTCCGCAGGTGCACGACGTACGCGACCAGCAGGGTGGCGGTGACCCCGAAGCTGATCCAGAAGCCGGGGCTGACCACGATCACGCCGATCAGCTCGACGAAGTTGAGCAGCAGCAGGGCGGCGAGCACCCGGCGGCGCCGGTAGACGGCGGGTGGGTGGTGCCGGCGGGGCGGTGGCCGGCGGCGGCTCTTTTTCGCGGCCGGCGGCACGGCGCGCAGCCGGTTCGACCGGCGGGCGGCGGGCGGTGCGGAGACCGGCACGGAGAGACCGCCGGTGTTCGCATCTTCACTGAGCGTGATAACGAGGGAGCGGGGCGGGTGCGTCGGGCGTCGCCCCGGCACAGTGCGGCGCCGCCGGCGGCGCTGGAGCACCCGCGCCGTCGACTGCGCCCGCTCCGCCACCAGCCGCTCGGTGGCGTCGTACCGGCGAACCAGCGCCGGAGCGAGGGCGAGCAGGCCGGCAGCGGCGAGGACGGCGAGGAGCACCGAGGTCGGCACCCTCACCCCTCCCGTCACCGAATTCGGAGCAACCGCCGTCCGACCGCAGGATCTTCCACCGATCGTGGTCGGGTGCGCGGATCGTACGGGTGAAACAGCGCTTGCCACAGCTTGCAGTTACTTGAGGTTACGGGCCGTGGACGCGGATGCTGACACGCCGCGCCGATCCCGTGCGTGGGACGGCTCACCCCGTGGTGGCGCGGATCCGGTGCCAGCGGGCCAACAGCCCACCCTCAGCGACGACCTCGTCACTGGTCATCGCGTATCCGATGTGGTCCCGCCACGCACCGTCGATGTGCATGTAGCGCACGTGGTACGACTCCTCGCGGAAGCCCAACTTCTCCACCACCCGGCGCGACGGCCGGTTCTCCGGGCGGATGTTCACCTCGACCCGGTGCAGCCCGGCCACTTCGAAGGCATGGTCGACGGCGAGCGCCAGCGCGGTGGGGATCACGCCGCGACCGGCAACCCGGGAGTCCACCCAGTAGCCCACGTACCCGGAACAGAACGCCCGCCGCACGATGCTGCCCACGTTGAGGTGGCCGACCAGCCGCTCCCGGTCACCCTCACGCAGGCAGACGGCGAACGGCAGCCCCTCGCCGGTGCGCGCCGAGCGGCGCTGGTCGCGGTGCACCCAGCGGAAGGCGGCCGGCGAGTTCAGCTCGTACCAGCTTCCCGGCAGGGACGACTCCCACGGCGTGAGCCACTGCCGGTTGGCGCGGCGCACCTCCGACCAGGCGGCGGCGTCCGAACGCCGGTAGGGCCGCAGCAGCACCGGCCCGTCGGCCAGCACCGCCGGCCACCCCGGTATCCGCCCCGGGCCCCACAGGCTCACCGGGCAGACCTCCCGCTCGCAACCGACGAAGCCGATGCCCGGGCAGCGCTCATCAGGCCAATCTTCCGCTCGCGACCGCGGGGCTCGCAAGCTCACTGCTCGCGCTCACCGGCGCCGGTCCAGCAGGAGGACGTCCACGGTGGATCCGGCCGCCGCGCTGGTCACCCGCTCGCCGAGCACCATCAGCCCGTTCGCCTCGGCCAGCCCCGAGAGGGTGTACGGCCCACCGTTGAGCGGCTGCACCGTGTAGCCGCCGCCGCGCCGCTCGGCGACGTGCGCGGGGCGGAACTCGCGCAGCCCGACCGGGGACGAGATCGTCTCCAGTAGGTGTGCGCGGACGCTGGGCCGGAACACCGGTTCCGCCCCGGCCAGCAGGTTGATCGCCGGACGGGCCAGCACCTCGAAGCCGATCAGGGCCGAGCCCGTGTCGCCGGGCAGGCAGACCACCGGCACCTCCTCGGCGCCGACCGTGCCGAAGCCGAGCGAGGTGCCGGGATAGAGCGCGACCTCGGTGAAGGTGACCGGGCCGGCCCGGCTGCCCTCCCGCCGGGAGAGGATCCGCCGCACCATGTCGCCGGGGCCGGTGCCGGTGCCCCCGGTGGTGATGATCAGGTCGGCGCGCAGCGTCTGGTCCTCCAGCAGCCCGCGCAGCCCCTCCGGGTCGTCGTCGCAGATTCCCACCCGGTACGCCAGGGCGCCCACCTCGGCCGCTGCGGCGGTCAGCGCGTGCGAGTTGGCGTCGACCGTCTGGCCGGGCTGGCTGCCCCGGCCCACGTCGACCAGTTCGTCGCCGGTGGCCACGATGACCACCCGGGGGCTGGGCCGGACCACGACGTGCCCGATGCCGGTGGCGGCGAAGACCGCCACCAGCGCCGGCGAGACGTAGGTGCCGGCCCGGGCCAGCAGGGTGCCGGCCGGCAGTTCCTCGCCGGCCCGGCGTACCCCGTACCCCCGTTTGGGGACGCGGAAGATCTCCACCGCGGCCATGCCCTGGTCGGTCCACTCGACCGGGACGACCACGTCCGCGGTGAGCGGCAGCGGCGCCCCGGCGGCGACGGAGAAGCACGCCCCCGGGGTGAGCCGGACCGGTCGCCAGCTCGCCGCGCCGAGATCGCCGACGACGTTGAGCCGGACGTTGCGCCCGCCCGGCCCGCCGGACTGGGTCGGGACGTAGCCCATGCTCCGACCGCCGCCGGAGATGTCCTCCCAGCGGGCGGCGTATCCGTCCACGGCCGACTGGTCGAAGGCCGGGAAGGAGTGCGGCGCGACGACGTCCTCGGCGAGGACGTTGCCGTGCGCCTGGGTGAGGTCGAGGTCGAGCGGAGGCAGCGCGCGTAACCTGCGCAGCACGCTGCCCAGGTAGTCGGCGAGCGGCGTCAACTCGTTCGCGGCCGCCTCGGCGTCGGCCGACGCTGTCATGTACCAGTCACGCCCGATGCGTCGGAGTTGACGAACTCGGTCAGCCACGCGCGGAACTCGGCTCCGAGGTCGTCGCGCTCGGCCGCGATCTGCACCACGGTCTGGAGGTAGCCCAGCGGC
This window harbors:
- a CDS encoding TetR/AcrR family transcriptional regulator; the encoded protein is MSGGEGRPVDGRRARGDKRRAEIIEATLAVVTRDGAAGVTHRTVAKQAGITTSLSTYYFAALDDLLVAALSSVADTYTARIRQIIDEPGDKLHGLAELIVESGGPGRERALAERELSTLAARRPALAPVARQWRENVAELAATLTNDPEAIAALVAASDGLCTAILIDNIPADTDYVQRVLSQALGAPREAARWPVEER
- a CDS encoding MFS transporter translates to MPETATRRAGAREWVGLGLLALPTVLLGLDVTVLYLVLPSMAAALDPSATQTLWIMDAYGFFIAGFLITMGTLGDHIGRRRLLLIGMTAFAVVSVLAAFAPSAELLIAARALLGIAGATLMPSTLSLISNMFSDVRQRAVAIGVWATMFALGMAAGPVVGGALVDAFWWGAAFLLAAPIAIIVLAGAKALLPEYAAPQAGRLDLASVALSLGAILPGIYAVKHASSHGVDASTAILLAVGATAGVVFVRRQQRLTSPLLDVSLFTNRAFSAALAVLLIGLVGVGGTMYLVTQYLQLVEGLTPFTAGLWMGPPALAMFAAAIGAPLIARRVRPGLVMGITLALSVIGYALLGTAGTGDAVAVVAGFAFVYLGLGAIAALGTDMVVGAAPASRSGSAAAMSETVQELGIAVGVALLGSLTTALYTAHMTAPTGVAPEDADRITDSLPGALSIADRVPAEVVRAAQEAFTTGLNIASAVAGGAIVVAALLCLVALRHVRPLGEDQEAAADPR
- a CDS encoding winged helix-turn-helix domain-containing protein; the protein is MTQEQPPHPATALDDVVHQRVRLGILTVLSETHECRFATLRDELGLTDGNLNRHLRILEQAGLLQVTKGYEGRRPCTWLRLTRQGRVALRAEVAALEQLVSRIRTATDRPDPQA
- a CDS encoding NUDIX hydrolase gives rise to the protein MFRLSLLGQGRALARHAVPAPGRACGLAAGHAPARTAWRSIGTKSRAFCARITEDADVPSPKLRHSVRAIILTEDHRILLCRHVIPDPPGRVVWATPGGGIESGETALVALRRELQEEVGLAVDAEPPHVWHQEFVVPGHLPGYDGVINDYFLVRTAAFNPRGTMSDEQLAAENISELRWWRLPDIIAYPGPDLFGPRDLADLLTVLVAGGVPPKPVQIGL
- a CDS encoding class I SAM-dependent methyltransferase, which codes for MRQEKLWDADTARRYDTPGTGMFAPEVLEPTVDRLTELAAGGAALEFAVGTGRVAVPLAARGVPVTGIELSRPMVERLRTKVDEATVPVVIGDMATSTVPGEFSLVYLVYNTISNLLTQARQVTCFRNAARHLAPGGRFVIELWVPELRKLPPGQQATVWSSEPGYIGLDTYDVLHQQVVSHHFQFDESTQARLFRSPHRYIWPAELDLMAQLAGFELETRHADWAGAEFTADSRSHVSVYRLPTTN
- a CDS encoding O-acetyl-ADP-ribose deacetylase, yielding MPRIEVVRGDITREDVDAIVNAANESLLGGGGVDGAIHRAAGPRLAQAGAALAPCDPGEAVATPAFDLDPPVRHVIHTVGPVWEGGGHGEAEVLASCYRRSLQVADEIGARSVAFPAIGTGVYGYPPDRAATIAVTTIRATLTAVEHVRLVAFDEATYRLLLAASEV
- a CDS encoding GNAT family N-acetyltransferase — encoded protein: MSLWGPGRIPGWPAVLADGPVLLRPYRRSDAAAWSEVRRANRQWLTPWESSLPGSWYELNSPAAFRWVHRDQRRSARTGEGLPFAVCLREGDRERLVGHLNVGSIVRRAFCSGYVGYWVDSRVAGRGVIPTALALAVDHAFEVAGLHRVEVNIRPENRPSRRVVEKLGFREESYHVRYMHIDGAWRDHIGYAMTSDEVVAEGGLLARWHRIRATTG